A single genomic interval of Candidatus Latescibacterota bacterium harbors:
- a CDS encoding RNA polymerase sigma factor, with protein sequence MKNGDLDKLGPLFEKYKLPLYRYFHFRMGVGEECEDMVQNVFIRILKYRDRFEPVGEFRSWMYSIAHNLGVDHIRKSSRWKKKSDLQDSDMVEESTTEDMMIGREEKSRLKKAMNMLRDDYREVLVLSRYDDLRYREIGEITGCTEGAVKVRIHRALQELRRLYKDLEK encoded by the coding sequence GTGAAGAACGGTGATCTCGACAAGCTCGGGCCGCTCTTCGAAAAATACAAACTTCCCCTGTACCGGTATTTTCACTTTCGTATGGGAGTTGGGGAAGAATGTGAAGATATGGTTCAGAACGTCTTTATAAGGATATTGAAATACAGGGATAGATTTGAACCAGTGGGGGAGTTCAGGTCGTGGATGTACAGTATCGCACATAATCTCGGCGTGGATCACATAAGGAAAAGTTCAAGATGGAAGAAAAAGAGCGACCTCCAGGACTCGGATATGGTGGAAGAAAGTACGACTGAAGATATGATGATCGGCCGTGAAGAAAAATCGAGGCTTAAAAAGGCGATGAACATGTTGAGAGACGATTACCGGGAGGTCCTGGTACTCAGCAGATACGACGATCTCAGATACAGAGAGATCGGTGAGATCACAGGCTGTACCGAGGGTGCTGTAAAGGTACGCATACATAGAGCATTGCAGGAACTCAGACGATTGTACAAGGATTTAGAGAAGTGA
- a CDS encoding DUF4097 domain-containing protein, giving the protein MRNRMKWIFAMVFAISMIVTGSLWGALILPDAVAREGTEQLILSLTYPGEPGVMIFQHHKGDVRITGYDGEYIIINAAMRYVAGQDVKGENEDSDIRKGRAEDSDIRPVPGHALRLNGLEKNNVITLNSNSHERTIDLEIQLPYRFSVHIEKLDCGEIFVHNLSGEIEVSSESGDVNLSGITGSAVLNTVEGNIRARFAGVTSNVPMAFTSVTGNIDLFFPEDTRASLKMRTDHGEIMSGFDIDMEKRESGGGKSKETGIQRAFLDEWIHGMIGGGGPQFLLRSYSGNIFFRKNSNVSAKQR; this is encoded by the coding sequence ATGAGAAACAGGATGAAATGGATCTTTGCGATGGTCTTTGCGATATCGATGATAGTCACAGGCAGCCTGTGGGGAGCCCTGATTCTGCCGGACGCAGTCGCACGGGAAGGGACGGAACAACTTATCCTGTCCCTGACCTATCCAGGTGAACCGGGCGTCATGATCTTTCAGCATCATAAGGGCGATGTCCGGATCACCGGGTACGATGGAGAATATATAATTATTAATGCAGCCATGAGATACGTCGCCGGACAGGACGTGAAGGGAGAGAATGAGGACTCGGACATCCGCAAAGGGCGGGCTGAGGACTCGGATATCCGCCCCGTACCTGGCCACGCGCTCAGGTTGAACGGGCTTGAAAAAAATAATGTCATTACTCTCAACAGCAATTCTCACGAACGGACTATCGACCTTGAGATACAATTGCCTTATCGGTTTTCTGTCCATATAGAGAAGCTCGATTGTGGGGAGATCTTTGTCCACAACCTCAGTGGCGAAATCGAGGTAAGCAGTGAGTCGGGAGATGTGAATCTTTCAGGGATAACCGGGTCCGCCGTATTAAACACGGTCGAAGGGAACATCAGGGCCAGGTTCGCGGGCGTGACTTCCAATGTGCCGATGGCTTTCACCTCGGTCACAGGGAATATCGATCTTTTCTTTCCCGAAGATACCAGGGCTTCATTGAAGATGAGAACGGATCATGGGGAGATCATGTCGGGGTTTGATATTGATATGGAAAAGAGGGAGTCAGGTGGAGGAAAGTCGAAAGAAACAGGTATACAGAGAGCATTTCTCGACGAATGGATTCATGGAATGATAGGCGGTGGAGGCCCACAGTTTCTACTCAGGAGCTATAGTGGAAATATTTTTTTCAGGAAAAACAGTAACGTTTCCGCGAAACAAAGGTAA
- a CDS encoding HEAT repeat domain-containing protein: MNGSENTDDLILEYVSAALTPARKEELEALLAGEGYDIDELREMALLYDGMADIDIPAPSEKLGEKFYAMIDAEKGQRDVEKERRPFLERITGISFPRVISKLAYAAVFIVIGWTAASMFQPEEKYEKKLQYMASEVNEMKKMMMFSMLNRKSASERLQAVQYLRDLVPGDEQVLTAMLDVFERDPNVNVRLATLDALSTVEWDDRIREGLISNIEKQDSPLVQLALVDVMVSSGEDRAVEPLRQLLLRKDLNLAVRSRVSEGLRYLL, encoded by the coding sequence ATGAACGGCAGCGAGAATACCGACGATCTCATCCTTGAATATGTCAGTGCCGCGCTGACGCCTGCCAGGAAGGAAGAGCTTGAGGCTCTTCTGGCAGGTGAAGGATACGATATCGACGAACTCAGGGAGATGGCGCTCCTTTATGACGGGATGGCCGACATTGACATTCCGGCACCGTCAGAAAAGCTCGGTGAAAAGTTCTATGCGATGATCGATGCGGAAAAAGGGCAACGTGATGTGGAGAAAGAACGCCGTCCTTTCCTCGAAAGGATTACCGGGATCTCTTTTCCCCGGGTCATTTCAAAGCTGGCTTATGCAGCGGTATTTATCGTCATAGGGTGGACGGCAGCCAGCATGTTTCAGCCTGAAGAGAAGTACGAGAAGAAACTGCAGTATATGGCTTCCGAAGTGAACGAGATGAAGAAGATGATGATGTTCTCAATGCTCAACAGGAAATCGGCATCAGAACGACTGCAGGCCGTTCAGTATCTCAGGGACCTGGTTCCCGGTGACGAACAGGTCCTGACGGCGATGCTTGATGTCTTCGAACGCGATCCGAACGTCAATGTCAGGCTAGCTACACTGGATGCCCTGTCGACTGTCGAATGGGACGACAGGATAAGGGAAGGGTTGATAAGCAATATTGAAAAACAGGATTCACCACTCGTGCAGCTTGCGCTCGTCGACGTGATGGTATCCAGTGGTGAGGACAGGGCCGTCGAACCTCTGCGGCAACTGCTGCTCAGGAAGGATCTGAACCTGGCGGTACGAAGCAGGGTCAGTGAAGGATTGAGGTACCTGTTATGA